The Pygocentrus nattereri isolate fPygNat1 chromosome 4, fPygNat1.pri, whole genome shotgun sequence genome includes a window with the following:
- the LOC108439572 gene encoding uncharacterized protein LOC108439572 isoform X4 — MGCLYLLLVAFHFNAGCSLSGEQSIKEVRGHTGGSVVLPCSCTDLQTKPQRVTWQVYRGKEWTEVFSADEYRDRLQQLNEESPANLSLLISDLREEDEGDYRCQTEKESRFFSLFVKGCDLVKSGMTEEVTRFSGESVVLLCSCTDLQTKPNTVKWEFGLKKSVNLHFDEIYSAQTGQHRDRVRLTNKNSGNLSLLMSDLTEEDQGDYRCSVQGDFTRIRLQVKVRETPTHLWTTDRTTTPSVSPSDLPTTHQQAVDLQPTPSVDPPTTLSKSPTTNQHTTFSLQLGRRSRQNVTNKVHLDLNRKQENQSLQL; from the exons ATGGGGTGTTTGTATCTTCTGcttgtggcgtttcacttcaaTGCAG gctgCTCTCTCTCAGGTGAACAGAGTATAAAAGAGGTCAGAGGACACACTGGCGGCTCAGTAGTGCTGCCCTGCTCCTGCACTGACCTACAGACCAAACCTCAGAGAGTCACCTGGCAGGTCTATAGAGGGAAAGAGTGGACTGAAGTGTTCAGTGCTGATGAGTACAGAGACAGACTTCAGCAGTTGAATGAGGAGTCTCCTGCtaatctctctctgctcatATCTGACCTGAGAGAAGAAGATGAGGGAGACTACAGGTGTCAGACTGAGAAGGAAAGCAGATTCTTCAGTTTGTTTGTTAAAG GTTGTGATCTGGTGAAGAGCGGAATGACAGAGGAGGTGACGAGGTTCTCAGGAGAGTCTGTAGTCCTGCTCTGCTCCTGCACTGACCTACAGACCAAACCAAACACTGTTAAATGGGagtttggtttaaaaaaatctgtaaatctTCACTTTGATGAAATATACTCTGCGCAAACTGGACAGCACCGAGACAGGGTCCGACTGACCAATAAGAACTCAGGAAACCTCTCTCTACTCATGTCAGACCTGACTGAAGAGGATCAGGGAGACTACAGGTGTTCAGTCCAGGGAGATTTTACACGTATCAGACTTCAAGTTAAAG TGAGAGAAACTCCAACACACTTATGGACAACAGACCGAACAACAACTCCATCAGTCTCTCCATCAGACCTGCCCACTACACATCAGCAGGCAGTCGACCTACAGCCAACACCATCAGTAGATCCTCCAACTACATTGTCAAAATCACCCACCACAAACCAACACACAACATTCAGTCTACAGCTAG gAAGGAGAAGTAGACAGAACGTAACCAACAAAGTACATCTGGACCTTAACAGAAAGCAGGAGAATCAG TCATTACAGCTATGA
- the LOC108439572 gene encoding uncharacterized protein LOC108439572 isoform X2 encodes MGCLYLLLVAFHFNAGCSLSGEQSIKEVRGHTGGSVVLPCSCTDLQTKPQRVTWQVYRGKEWTEVFSADEYRDRLQQLNEESPANLSLLISDLREEDEGDYRCQTEKESRFFSLFVKGCDLVKSGMTEEVTRFSGESVVLLCSCTDLQTKPNTVKWEFGLKKSVNLHFDEIYSAQTGQHRDRVRLTNKNSGNLSLLMSDLTEEDQGDYRCSVQGDFTRIRLQVKVRETPTHLWTTDRTTTPSVSPSDLPTTHQQAVDLQPTPSVDPPTTLSKSPTTNQHTTFSLQLGRRSRQNVTNKVHLDLNRKQENQTVSDDVTYSKVTHSNTATPARVQISTGEQTEYACIKTN; translated from the exons ATGGGGTGTTTGTATCTTCTGcttgtggcgtttcacttcaaTGCAG gctgCTCTCTCTCAGGTGAACAGAGTATAAAAGAGGTCAGAGGACACACTGGCGGCTCAGTAGTGCTGCCCTGCTCCTGCACTGACCTACAGACCAAACCTCAGAGAGTCACCTGGCAGGTCTATAGAGGGAAAGAGTGGACTGAAGTGTTCAGTGCTGATGAGTACAGAGACAGACTTCAGCAGTTGAATGAGGAGTCTCCTGCtaatctctctctgctcatATCTGACCTGAGAGAAGAAGATGAGGGAGACTACAGGTGTCAGACTGAGAAGGAAAGCAGATTCTTCAGTTTGTTTGTTAAAG GTTGTGATCTGGTGAAGAGCGGAATGACAGAGGAGGTGACGAGGTTCTCAGGAGAGTCTGTAGTCCTGCTCTGCTCCTGCACTGACCTACAGACCAAACCAAACACTGTTAAATGGGagtttggtttaaaaaaatctgtaaatctTCACTTTGATGAAATATACTCTGCGCAAACTGGACAGCACCGAGACAGGGTCCGACTGACCAATAAGAACTCAGGAAACCTCTCTCTACTCATGTCAGACCTGACTGAAGAGGATCAGGGAGACTACAGGTGTTCAGTCCAGGGAGATTTTACACGTATCAGACTTCAAGTTAAAG TGAGAGAAACTCCAACACACTTATGGACAACAGACCGAACAACAACTCCATCAGTCTCTCCATCAGACCTGCCCACTACACATCAGCAGGCAGTCGACCTACAGCCAACACCATCAGTAGATCCTCCAACTACATTGTCAAAATCACCCACCACAAACCAACACACAACATTCAGTCTACAGCTAG gAAGGAGAAGTAGACAGAACGTAACCAACAAAGTACATCTGGACCTTAACAGAAAGCAGGAGAATCAG aCCGTTTCTGATGATGTGACATACTCTAAGGTAACCCACAGTAACACGGCCACACCAGCACGTGTTCAGATCAGCACTGGAGAGCAAACTGAATATGCCTGCATCAAAACAAACTAA
- the LOC108439572 gene encoding uncharacterized protein LOC108439572 isoform X6: MGCLYLLLVAFHFNAGCSLSGEQSIKEVRGHTGGSVVLPCSCTDLQTKPQRVTWQVYRGKEWTEVFSADEYRDRLQQLNEESPANLSLLISDLREEDEGDYRCQTEKESRFFSLFVKVRETPTHLWTTDRTTTPSVSPSDLPTTHQQAVDLQPTPSVDPPTTLSKSPTTNQHTTFSLQLGLGILVVLLLLLFGVVMITCWRHRGRRSRQNVTNKVHLDLNRKQENQTVSDDVTYSKVTHSNTATPARVQISTGEQTEYACIKTN, encoded by the exons ATGGGGTGTTTGTATCTTCTGcttgtggcgtttcacttcaaTGCAG gctgCTCTCTCTCAGGTGAACAGAGTATAAAAGAGGTCAGAGGACACACTGGCGGCTCAGTAGTGCTGCCCTGCTCCTGCACTGACCTACAGACCAAACCTCAGAGAGTCACCTGGCAGGTCTATAGAGGGAAAGAGTGGACTGAAGTGTTCAGTGCTGATGAGTACAGAGACAGACTTCAGCAGTTGAATGAGGAGTCTCCTGCtaatctctctctgctcatATCTGACCTGAGAGAAGAAGATGAGGGAGACTACAGGTGTCAGACTGAGAAGGAAAGCAGATTCTTCAGTTTGTTTGTTAAAG TGAGAGAAACTCCAACACACTTATGGACAACAGACCGAACAACAACTCCATCAGTCTCTCCATCAGACCTGCCCACTACACATCAGCAGGCAGTCGACCTACAGCCAACACCATCAGTAGATCCTCCAACTACATTGTCAAAATCACCCACCACAAACCAACACACAACATTCAGTCTACAGCTAG GTCTTGGGATCCTCGTGGTTTTGCTGCTTCTGTTATTTGGAGTAGTGATGATCACCTGCTGGAGACACAGag gAAGGAGAAGTAGACAGAACGTAACCAACAAAGTACATCTGGACCTTAACAGAAAGCAGGAGAATCAG aCCGTTTCTGATGATGTGACATACTCTAAGGTAACCCACAGTAACACGGCCACACCAGCACGTGTTCAGATCAGCACTGGAGAGCAAACTGAATATGCCTGCATCAAAACAAACTAA
- the LOC108439572 gene encoding uncharacterized protein LOC108439572 isoform X3, translating to MGCLYLLLVAFHFNAGCSLSGEQSIKEVRGHTGGSVVLPCSCTDLQTKPQRVTWQVYRGKEWTEVFSADEYRDRLQQLNEESPANLSLLISDLREEDEGDYRCQTEKESRFFSLFVKGCDLVKSGMTEEVTRFSGESVVLLCSCTDLQTKPNTVKWEFGLKKSVNLHFDEIYSAQTGQHRDRVRLTNKNSGNLSLLMSDLTEEDQGDYRCSVQGDFTRIRLQVKVRETPTHLWTTDRTTTPSVSPSDLPTTHQQAVDLQPTPSVDPPTTLSKSPTTNQHTTFSLQLGLGILVVLLLLLFGVVMITCWRHRGRRSRQNVTNKVHLDLNRKQENQSLQL from the exons ATGGGGTGTTTGTATCTTCTGcttgtggcgtttcacttcaaTGCAG gctgCTCTCTCTCAGGTGAACAGAGTATAAAAGAGGTCAGAGGACACACTGGCGGCTCAGTAGTGCTGCCCTGCTCCTGCACTGACCTACAGACCAAACCTCAGAGAGTCACCTGGCAGGTCTATAGAGGGAAAGAGTGGACTGAAGTGTTCAGTGCTGATGAGTACAGAGACAGACTTCAGCAGTTGAATGAGGAGTCTCCTGCtaatctctctctgctcatATCTGACCTGAGAGAAGAAGATGAGGGAGACTACAGGTGTCAGACTGAGAAGGAAAGCAGATTCTTCAGTTTGTTTGTTAAAG GTTGTGATCTGGTGAAGAGCGGAATGACAGAGGAGGTGACGAGGTTCTCAGGAGAGTCTGTAGTCCTGCTCTGCTCCTGCACTGACCTACAGACCAAACCAAACACTGTTAAATGGGagtttggtttaaaaaaatctgtaaatctTCACTTTGATGAAATATACTCTGCGCAAACTGGACAGCACCGAGACAGGGTCCGACTGACCAATAAGAACTCAGGAAACCTCTCTCTACTCATGTCAGACCTGACTGAAGAGGATCAGGGAGACTACAGGTGTTCAGTCCAGGGAGATTTTACACGTATCAGACTTCAAGTTAAAG TGAGAGAAACTCCAACACACTTATGGACAACAGACCGAACAACAACTCCATCAGTCTCTCCATCAGACCTGCCCACTACACATCAGCAGGCAGTCGACCTACAGCCAACACCATCAGTAGATCCTCCAACTACATTGTCAAAATCACCCACCACAAACCAACACACAACATTCAGTCTACAGCTAG GTCTTGGGATCCTCGTGGTTTTGCTGCTTCTGTTATTTGGAGTAGTGATGATCACCTGCTGGAGACACAGag gAAGGAGAAGTAGACAGAACGTAACCAACAAAGTACATCTGGACCTTAACAGAAAGCAGGAGAATCAG TCATTACAGCTATGA
- the LOC108439572 gene encoding uncharacterized protein LOC108439572 isoform X1 → MGCLYLLLVAFHFNAGCSLSGEQSIKEVRGHTGGSVVLPCSCTDLQTKPQRVTWQVYRGKEWTEVFSADEYRDRLQQLNEESPANLSLLISDLREEDEGDYRCQTEKESRFFSLFVKGCDLVKSGMTEEVTRFSGESVVLLCSCTDLQTKPNTVKWEFGLKKSVNLHFDEIYSAQTGQHRDRVRLTNKNSGNLSLLMSDLTEEDQGDYRCSVQGDFTRIRLQVKVRETPTHLWTTDRTTTPSVSPSDLPTTHQQAVDLQPTPSVDPPTTLSKSPTTNQHTTFSLQLGLGILVVLLLLLFGVVMITCWRHRGRRSRQNVTNKVHLDLNRKQENQTVSDDVTYSKVTHSNTATPARVQISTGEQTEYACIKTN, encoded by the exons ATGGGGTGTTTGTATCTTCTGcttgtggcgtttcacttcaaTGCAG gctgCTCTCTCTCAGGTGAACAGAGTATAAAAGAGGTCAGAGGACACACTGGCGGCTCAGTAGTGCTGCCCTGCTCCTGCACTGACCTACAGACCAAACCTCAGAGAGTCACCTGGCAGGTCTATAGAGGGAAAGAGTGGACTGAAGTGTTCAGTGCTGATGAGTACAGAGACAGACTTCAGCAGTTGAATGAGGAGTCTCCTGCtaatctctctctgctcatATCTGACCTGAGAGAAGAAGATGAGGGAGACTACAGGTGTCAGACTGAGAAGGAAAGCAGATTCTTCAGTTTGTTTGTTAAAG GTTGTGATCTGGTGAAGAGCGGAATGACAGAGGAGGTGACGAGGTTCTCAGGAGAGTCTGTAGTCCTGCTCTGCTCCTGCACTGACCTACAGACCAAACCAAACACTGTTAAATGGGagtttggtttaaaaaaatctgtaaatctTCACTTTGATGAAATATACTCTGCGCAAACTGGACAGCACCGAGACAGGGTCCGACTGACCAATAAGAACTCAGGAAACCTCTCTCTACTCATGTCAGACCTGACTGAAGAGGATCAGGGAGACTACAGGTGTTCAGTCCAGGGAGATTTTACACGTATCAGACTTCAAGTTAAAG TGAGAGAAACTCCAACACACTTATGGACAACAGACCGAACAACAACTCCATCAGTCTCTCCATCAGACCTGCCCACTACACATCAGCAGGCAGTCGACCTACAGCCAACACCATCAGTAGATCCTCCAACTACATTGTCAAAATCACCCACCACAAACCAACACACAACATTCAGTCTACAGCTAG GTCTTGGGATCCTCGTGGTTTTGCTGCTTCTGTTATTTGGAGTAGTGATGATCACCTGCTGGAGACACAGag gAAGGAGAAGTAGACAGAACGTAACCAACAAAGTACATCTGGACCTTAACAGAAAGCAGGAGAATCAG aCCGTTTCTGATGATGTGACATACTCTAAGGTAACCCACAGTAACACGGCCACACCAGCACGTGTTCAGATCAGCACTGGAGAGCAAACTGAATATGCCTGCATCAAAACAAACTAA
- the LOC108439574 gene encoding E3 ubiquitin/ISG15 ligase TRIM25-like, which yields MFESGTEASRDYLNCSVCLNELTDPVTIPCGHSYCIKCIKECWDEVELQKKAYSCPQCRGVFPTRPVLNRSTVLTDVLRGLKSSADMEVNLNGGECNFCGGEKRRAVKSCLTCVASFCETHLKTHLEFPVLQRHTLVEPCSRLQEMLCPLHNKLLDVYCIQDKRCICLLCAMDEHSDHKTVSAAKEWSEQRQKPLQNLQERFPGLLQRREKDLQALTKAVKTYSTSAEAAVELNEGFLAEITQSMEKKLSQLSNLIQAYEKKELCQAEGLQKKLEQTIARLKLSDTECDQLRHKDQHILCLQEFLSLSAFSETESLQSNPVKENPSFLNAADILSGLKEQLEELFDEKIKEMTSAAINLKIVLPANPKTRQEFQEHFVQLKLSPESSHPCLKLSEENRKVMCASSSSSSSLKSSVQANAEKFTSLYQVLCDSPVKGCCYWEVMRSGTVHIALSYGSIPRNSSYSSSKFGCNSESWSLECSGNKFTFWHKCHATEISAQCQSTIGVYLDESAGTLAFYQISTNSTMTLLHKAHIEFTKPVYPGFRLECGSSVTLC from the exons ATGTTCGAGTCCGGCACAGAAGCCAGTCGTGACTATCTGAATTGCTCCGTTTGTCTGAACGAACTGACGGATCCCGTGACTATACCCTGCGGCCACAGTTACTGTATTAAGTGTATTAAGGAGTGCTGGGATGAAGTAGAGCTCCAGAAGAAAGCGTACAGCTGCCCGCAGTGCAGAGGCGTTTTCCCCACGAGGCCTGTCCTTAACCGAAGCACTGTCCTCACTGACGTGCTGAGGGGTTTGAAGAGCTCGGCTGACATGGAGGTGAACTTAAACGGTGGAGAGTGTAACTTCTGCGGCGGAGAGAAGCGCAGAGCCGTAAAATCGTGTCTCACCTGCGTAGCGTCTTTCTGTGAAACTCACCTCAAAACTCATCTCGAGTTTCCAGTCCTTCAGAGGCACACGCTGGTTGAACCCTGTTCACGGTTACAGGAGATGCTCTGCCCGCTTCACAACAAACTCCTCGACGTCTACTGTATCCAGGACAAGCGCTGTATCTGCCTTCTGTGTGCTATGGATGAGCACAGTGACCACAAAACGGTCTCTGCTGCTAAAGAGTGGTCCGAGCAACGACAG AAACCACTGCAGAACTTGCAAGAGAGATTTCCTGGACTACTACAACGTAGAGAGAAAGATTTGCAGGCACTTACTAAGGCTGTCAAGACTTATTCT ACTTCAGCAGAAGCAGCTGTAGAGCTCAATGAGGGTTTCTTGGCCGAGATCACTCAGTCCATGGAGAAGAAACTGTCTCAGTTGTCTAACCTGATCCAAGCCTATGAGAAGAAAGAGCTGTGCCAAGCAGAAGGCCTGCAAAAGAAACTGGAGCAGACAATTGCACGTCTTAAGCTGAGTGACACTGAGTGTGATCAACTTAGACACAAAGATCAGCACATACTGTGTCTCCAG GAATTCCTTTCTCTGTCTGCATTTTCTGAGACGGAGAGCCTGCAGAGCAACCCAGTGAAAGAAAACCCCTCGTTTTTGAATGCCGCTGATATTTTATCAGGACTGAAAGAACAGCTGGAGGAACTCTTTGATGAGAAAATTAAAGAGATGACAAGTGCTG ctataaacCTCAAAATTGTCCTACCAGCCAACCCCAAGACCAGGCAGGAGTTCCAGGAAC ATTTTGTCCAGCTGAAGCTGTCCCCTGAGTCAAGTCATCCGTGTCTGAAGCTGTCTGAAGAGAACCGAAAGGTTATGtgtgcatcatcatcatcatcatcatccttaAAGTCCAGTGTTCAGGCCAATGCAGAGAAATTCACTTCTTTGTACCAGGTTCTGTGTGATAGTCCTGTAAAAGGGTGCTGTTACTGGGAGGTCATGAGGAGCGGCACTGTTCATATTGCCCTGTCGTATGGCAGTATACCCAGGAATAGCAGTTATAGTAGCAGCAAGTTTGGGTGTAACAGTGAGTCATGGAGTTTGGAATGCAGTGGGAACAAATTCACATTTTGGCATAAATGCCATGCCACTGAAATTTCAGCACAGTGCCAGAGTACAATAGGGGTTTATCTGGATGAAAGTGCAGGTACGCTGGCTTTCTACCAGATCTCTACCAATTCTACAATGACACTGCTGCACAAAGCACACATAGAATTCACAAAGCCTGTTTATCCTGGCTTCAGACTCGAATGCGGTTCATCTGTGACTTTGTGCTAG
- the LOC108439572 gene encoding uncharacterized protein LOC108439572 isoform X5: protein MGCLYLLLVAFHFNAGCSLSGEQSIKEVRGHTGGSVVLPCSCTDLQTKPQRVTWQVYRGKEWTEVFSADEYRDRLQQLNEESPANLSLLISDLREEDEGDYRCQTEKESRFFSLFVKDLTEEDQGDYRCSVQGDFTRIRLQVKVRETPTHLWTTDRTTTPSVSPSDLPTTHQQAVDLQPTPSVDPPTTLSKSPTTNQHTTFSLQLGLGILVVLLLLLFGVVMITCWRHRGRRSRQNVTNKVHLDLNRKQENQTVSDDVTYSKVTHSNTATPARVQISTGEQTEYACIKTN, encoded by the exons ATGGGGTGTTTGTATCTTCTGcttgtggcgtttcacttcaaTGCAG gctgCTCTCTCTCAGGTGAACAGAGTATAAAAGAGGTCAGAGGACACACTGGCGGCTCAGTAGTGCTGCCCTGCTCCTGCACTGACCTACAGACCAAACCTCAGAGAGTCACCTGGCAGGTCTATAGAGGGAAAGAGTGGACTGAAGTGTTCAGTGCTGATGAGTACAGAGACAGACTTCAGCAGTTGAATGAGGAGTCTCCTGCtaatctctctctgctcatATCTGACCTGAGAGAAGAAGATGAGGGAGACTACAGGTGTCAGACTGAGAAGGAAAGCAGATTCTTCAGTTTGTTTGTTAAAG ACCTGACTGAAGAGGATCAGGGAGACTACAGGTGTTCAGTCCAGGGAGATTTTACACGTATCAGACTTCAAGTTAAAG TGAGAGAAACTCCAACACACTTATGGACAACAGACCGAACAACAACTCCATCAGTCTCTCCATCAGACCTGCCCACTACACATCAGCAGGCAGTCGACCTACAGCCAACACCATCAGTAGATCCTCCAACTACATTGTCAAAATCACCCACCACAAACCAACACACAACATTCAGTCTACAGCTAG GTCTTGGGATCCTCGTGGTTTTGCTGCTTCTGTTATTTGGAGTAGTGATGATCACCTGCTGGAGACACAGag gAAGGAGAAGTAGACAGAACGTAACCAACAAAGTACATCTGGACCTTAACAGAAAGCAGGAGAATCAG aCCGTTTCTGATGATGTGACATACTCTAAGGTAACCCACAGTAACACGGCCACACCAGCACGTGTTCAGATCAGCACTGGAGAGCAAACTGAATATGCCTGCATCAAAACAAACTAA